In the Enterococcus saigonensis genome, one interval contains:
- a CDS encoding iron-containing alcohol dehydrogenase, whose product MRIFASPQTYIQRFNAFETELFRLKRLGEKALIVTDSFVMHIAGEKLIDNLKRVDIKSIAVLVDKSSQTDFLLKMETTIQNGNFQFVIALGGGKAMDLGKIVANINRLPIAVLPTSAATDAATSRISVIYDEAGNFLHYDYYDKNPEIILVDTKVIFAAPQAMLVSGFADGIATYIEARSVWEDCGLSVIGAKPTLAALSLAKTCHEVLIRDIKPALQAQKDGIINEAFENVVECNILLSGLGFENGGLSLAHSFHNVIMGDNQLNVTRSHGQIVAVGLLMQLLVEKRITEFNRHQQLFTSLKLPTRLPELDLHLSQTVIKDIAKKILLTKDAGNYLNKQIDEAKIVTALTKLA is encoded by the coding sequence ATGCGTATTTTTGCAAGTCCTCAAACATATATCCAAAGATTCAATGCCTTTGAAACAGAACTTTTCCGCTTGAAACGATTAGGAGAAAAAGCTTTAATCGTGACGGATTCATTTGTTATGCATATAGCTGGGGAAAAGTTGATTGATAATTTAAAGAGAGTGGATATTAAAAGTATAGCTGTTTTGGTTGATAAAAGCAGTCAAACAGATTTTTTATTAAAAATGGAAACGACGATTCAGAATGGTAACTTTCAATTTGTCATTGCTTTAGGTGGTGGCAAAGCAATGGATTTGGGCAAAATTGTAGCAAATATCAATCGTCTACCAATTGCTGTTTTACCAACGTCAGCTGCTACTGATGCTGCTACATCGCGGATTTCTGTTATTTATGATGAAGCAGGAAACTTTTTACACTATGATTATTATGATAAAAATCCTGAAATAATTTTAGTAGACACTAAAGTTATTTTTGCCGCACCGCAAGCAATGCTGGTGTCTGGTTTTGCAGATGGCATTGCAACGTATATTGAAGCGCGAAGTGTTTGGGAAGATTGTGGATTAAGCGTTATCGGCGCAAAACCGACGCTTGCGGCTTTAAGTTTGGCAAAAACGTGTCATGAAGTTTTAATACGTGATATTAAGCCTGCGCTGCAAGCGCAAAAAGATGGAATAATAAATGAGGCTTTTGAAAATGTCGTAGAGTGTAATATTTTATTAAGTGGCTTGGGTTTTGAAAATGGTGGTTTAAGCCTGGCGCATAGTTTTCATAATGTCATAATGGGCGATAATCAATTAAATGTTACGAGAAGTCATGGACAAATCGTTGCAGTAGGACTACTAATGCAGTTGCTCGTTGAAAAAAGGATAACAGAGTTTAATAGACACCAGCAATTATTTACCAGTCTAAAATTACCAACTAGACTACCAGAACTTGATTTGCATTTATCTCAAACTGTAATCAAGGATATAGCAAAGAAAATTTTATTAACTAAAGATGCCGGAAATTACCTTAACAAGCAGATAGATGAAGCAAAAATTGTCACAGCGTTAACCAAATTAGCATAG